ATAGTATAAAGCCCGGCAAAGAACCGGGCTTTATTGTTAGAAGATTATCCAAGTGTCGGCAAATACGACTACCTCACTGAGATATCAACATATTTCATTGTCCCGTCATCAAGTTCGAAGTTGAATCTCCAGGTCCCTGCCGAGAGCTTATCTAATACCAAGTTGTAGATATATGCATTAGCACCGCTATCATAGGCGAAGCTATTGCCCGTGCTTGCCGTACCGGTTGATGGCGTCTCTACCTTAGTGTCGGTAGCCGTATCTTCGAGTTTCTTAAGGCTAATTGATGCGCGAGCTGTTGAGATGAAGTTGTTGTTGGCATCTTTTAGCTGGAATTTAACCGGTACTATGCGCCCTGTTCCCTTTTCAAAGATACTGCTGGCATCCTGGTTGATCGGCTCAAGCACGCCGGCAAAGTCGTAATGCACGAAAACGATTTCAAATAACTTTGGCGCGCTCATGCCGAGCCCGAGATTAACGCGCTCGCCCAGG
The genomic region above belongs to Candidatus Aquicultor sp. and contains:
- a CDS encoding PxKF domain-containing protein, with product MSAPKLFEIVFVHYDFAGVLEPINQDASSIFEKGTGRIVPVKFQLKDANNNFISTARASISLKKLEDTATDTKVETPSTGTASTGNSFAYDSGANAYIYNLVLDKLSAGTWRFNFELDDGTMKYVDISVR